From Synergistaceae bacterium, the proteins below share one genomic window:
- a CDS encoding efflux RND transporter permease subunit: MDIARASIKRFRVVAFICLLTLVGGVMAYFQIGKLEDPSFTIKTAVISAIYPGASAYEVEQEVTARIEDAVQAMGEIKHIRSRSTAGMTIIYVDIKDEYTSQELPQIWDKLRQKVNDAQIYMPSGATIIINNDFGEVYGQYYALVGDGYTMKELYDYADFLKKNLVLVPGVASVKILGEQTEGIYIEFSASRLSALGLSPAIIFAALTQQNTLSAAGNITLGDRYIRISPTSAIISVEDIGNLVIGSAGGNLTRLRDIAAIRRDYVDPQSFKLKFNDRPALAIGISTVEGGNVVNMGRAVSKRLKELEAFRPVGIELNEIYMQSDQVVKSTDDFLINLMESLAIVVGVLLIFMGLRSGLIIGLVLLITVAGTLAIMNYTGITLQMVSLAALIIALGSLVDNGIVVAEGMLVGVERGMTLEDAASDSVESSKWAMLGGTIIAVLAFAPVGLSKAQAGEYLRSLFQVVGISMILSWFAALIAAPVLGKVFLKPSKQEGDPYDSFLFKLYKSFLELCLRNKLITVMVTVALFAGSMMIFTTMKTSFFPDAETVYFNIDLWSPEGVSLKAQEEATKKLADFISSNPNVKNVSQFIGGGGLRFMLTYSPPEGSNAFSQLMVELKDAKFTRQMLLETQKYIDEKMTPVEGYCRLFARGSGMSEKIGARFYGDDPEILRKLANQACDIMRQDPSSKFVRDNWRERVEVIRPHILKDQMQALGLGRPLINYATQMATTGITIGAFREGDKSLAIYAALIPEERNNIELLSSVPVWSPLLNKVVPLGTVFSNLETVFEDNIIMRRDRSRYISAMSEVKFGMNADEMLARIKPRIEAIKLPFGYSLEWGGEHELSDESIAGMAVAFPAAILIMFVIMIFLFNGFRQTIIIFISLPLILIGVVGGLWLAGMDVSFLAIVGLLSLVGMLAKNSIVMLDQVSADFAAGRDKYKSIVNDAVARLRPVAMSAFTTVLGMIPLIWDVMFGPMAVTIMAGLTVSTVLTLIIIPVLTAIFYNVPCPDEDDDSEDDE, from the coding sequence ATGGACATAGCACGAGCAAGCATTAAAAGATTTCGAGTCGTTGCGTTTATCTGCTTATTGACTCTTGTCGGGGGTGTCATGGCATATTTTCAGATCGGCAAGCTCGAAGATCCTTCATTTACTATCAAGACAGCAGTTATCAGCGCAATTTACCCCGGTGCAAGTGCTTACGAGGTCGAACAGGAAGTTACAGCCCGAATCGAAGACGCTGTTCAAGCAATGGGAGAAATTAAGCACATCCGCTCGCGTTCAACGGCAGGAATGACAATAATTTATGTTGACATCAAAGACGAATACACGAGTCAAGAACTCCCGCAAATATGGGACAAGTTAAGACAAAAAGTTAATGACGCGCAAATTTATATGCCTTCAGGAGCAACTATAATAATAAATAACGATTTCGGCGAGGTCTACGGGCAATATTACGCACTTGTAGGCGACGGCTACACAATGAAAGAATTATACGATTATGCAGACTTTCTCAAGAAAAATTTAGTGCTCGTTCCCGGTGTTGCAAGCGTTAAAATTTTAGGTGAGCAGACAGAAGGAATTTATATCGAGTTCTCCGCGTCAAGATTATCTGCATTAGGTTTATCGCCTGCTATAATTTTTGCAGCACTGACTCAGCAAAATACTTTATCGGCAGCAGGAAATATTACGCTCGGTGATAGATATATACGAATTTCGCCGACAAGCGCAATTATTTCTGTTGAGGACATCGGAAATTTAGTAATCGGCAGTGCAGGAGGAAATTTAACGCGCCTTCGAGACATTGCAGCAATAAGACGCGATTATGTAGACCCTCAGTCATTCAAGCTGAAATTTAACGATCGCCCGGCATTAGCTATAGGAATTTCTACAGTTGAGGGCGGGAACGTCGTTAATATGGGCCGTGCAGTCTCAAAACGTTTGAAGGAGTTAGAAGCATTCAGACCCGTCGGAATTGAGCTCAACGAAATTTATATGCAGTCGGATCAAGTTGTGAAGTCTACAGATGATTTCTTGATTAACCTGATGGAATCTCTTGCAATAGTCGTAGGAGTGCTGTTAATTTTTATGGGCCTGCGTTCGGGATTGATTATCGGACTTGTTTTGTTGATTACTGTAGCTGGGACGCTGGCAATAATGAATTACACCGGAATAACTTTGCAGATGGTGTCGCTGGCTGCGTTAATTATTGCGTTAGGTTCACTTGTTGATAATGGAATCGTTGTCGCTGAAGGAATGCTTGTCGGCGTTGAAAGAGGTATGACTCTAGAAGATGCTGCGAGCGATTCTGTAGAGTCATCAAAATGGGCGATGCTGGGCGGTACGATAATAGCTGTTCTTGCATTTGCTCCGGTTGGACTGTCAAAGGCTCAGGCTGGTGAATATCTGCGCAGTTTATTTCAAGTTGTAGGAATTTCTATGATATTGAGCTGGTTTGCTGCTTTAATTGCTGCTCCTGTGCTGGGGAAAGTTTTTCTCAAGCCGTCAAAGCAGGAAGGAGACCCCTACGACAGTTTTTTATTCAAGCTGTATAAATCATTTCTTGAACTATGTCTGCGCAATAAATTAATAACTGTAATGGTAACTGTTGCATTATTTGCGGGTTCAATGATGATATTTACGACCATGAAGACCAGTTTTTTCCCTGACGCTGAGACAGTATATTTCAACATAGATTTATGGAGTCCTGAAGGCGTATCGTTAAAGGCTCAGGAGGAAGCGACGAAAAAATTAGCTGACTTTATCTCATCAAATCCGAATGTAAAAAATGTCTCGCAATTTATAGGCGGCGGCGGATTAAGATTCATGCTGACGTATTCACCTCCTGAAGGCAGTAATGCATTCTCGCAATTAATGGTAGAGTTGAAGGACGCAAAATTTACACGTCAAATGCTGTTAGAGACTCAGAAATATATTGACGAAAAAATGACTCCTGTCGAAGGTTATTGCAGGTTATTTGCTAGGGGTTCAGGAATGAGCGAGAAAATCGGCGCAAGATTTTACGGTGATGACCCTGAAATTTTGCGTAAACTTGCGAATCAGGCGTGCGACATAATGAGGCAGGATCCTTCATCAAAATTTGTGCGTGATAATTGGCGTGAAAGAGTCGAGGTTATACGGCCTCACATCTTGAAGGATCAAATGCAGGCACTTGGACTCGGCAGACCGTTAATAAATTATGCGACTCAAATGGCAACAACGGGAATAACAATCGGGGCATTTCGTGAAGGTGATAAATCTTTGGCAATTTATGCGGCGTTAATCCCTGAAGAACGAAACAATATCGAGTTATTAAGCTCTGTGCCGGTGTGGTCGCCGTTGTTGAATAAAGTTGTGCCGCTGGGTACAGTTTTCTCGAATCTTGAGACAGTCTTTGAGGATAATATAATCATGAGGCGGGACAGAAGCCGTTATATTTCTGCAATGAGTGAAGTAAAATTCGGCATGAACGCTGATGAAATGCTAGCAAGAATCAAGCCCAGGATTGAAGCAATAAAACTTCCGTTCGGTTATTCGCTTGAATGGGGCGGAGAGCATGAACTCTCAGATGAATCAATTGCGGGGATGGCCGTAGCTTTTCCTGCTGCGATATTAATAATGTTTGTTATCATGATATTTTTATTTAACGGTTTCAGACAGACAATTATAATATTTATTTCATTGCCGTTAATATTAATAGGCGTTGTCGGGGGCTTATGGCTTGCGGGAATGGATGTAAGTTTTCTTGCGATTGTGGGTCTTCTCTCGCTTGTAGGAATGCTCGCAAAAAATTCTATCGTTATGCTTGATCAAGTCAGCGCGGATTTTGCGGCCGGCCGTGATAAATATAAATCTATCGTAAATGATGCTGTTGCGCGTTTAAGACCTGTTGCGATGTCGGCGTTTACTACAGTTTTAGGGATGATTCCGTTGATATGGGATGTAATGTTCGGTCCGATGGCTGTTACGATAATGGCGGGCTTGACAGTCAGTACTGTATTGACGTTAATTATTATTCCGGTATTGACGGCGATATTTTATAACGTCCCTTGTCCTGATGAAGACGACGACAGCGAAGACGACGAGTAA
- a CDS encoding efflux RND transporter periplasmic adaptor subunit, with the protein MKHIIKFLVGAALVAGILYGFNTLRTKQESQPEPEIIRPVRTITLQDSGASFNRHYFGTVQGGKRADLSFRVAGTLNDIKVEKGAHVKKGALLATLDPRDFNTRLSQAQSALSQAQAQYKDAQANFKRYENLYKQKVVPRATYDTYKTQLDVARSAVRTAEANVKAARDSLNDTRLTAPFEGVIADRTAENFQDINAKQTIFSLQDLSTLEIVFNIPDNDILLAPIRKVNNLQELQANANLFTIHARFDALPDKVFPLKIKEVATQTTGANTYPVTAVMPSQQDFRILPGMAVTVEADFTGDTSENNKFFVPTSAILNQDGNNFVWRYEEGRIRKILVTLGTIRNDSFIEIEGNIKGGNIIVTAGVNFLHEGQHVRLLTED; encoded by the coding sequence ATGAAGCATATTATAAAATTTTTAGTCGGGGCTGCTCTTGTCGCCGGCATTCTTTACGGATTCAACACTTTACGCACAAAACAAGAATCCCAGCCCGAACCCGAAATTATCAGACCAGTACGCACTATAACTCTTCAAGATTCCGGAGCGTCATTTAACAGACACTATTTCGGAACCGTTCAAGGAGGCAAACGCGCAGATTTGTCATTCAGGGTAGCAGGGACTCTCAACGATATTAAAGTCGAAAAAGGCGCACACGTCAAAAAAGGTGCATTACTCGCAACTCTTGACCCGCGAGACTTTAACACGAGATTATCACAGGCTCAAAGCGCATTATCACAAGCTCAGGCACAATACAAAGACGCTCAAGCAAATTTCAAACGCTACGAAAATTTATACAAACAAAAAGTAGTCCCCCGCGCAACTTATGACACCTACAAAACGCAATTGGACGTAGCAAGATCCGCAGTCAGAACAGCAGAAGCAAACGTCAAGGCCGCAAGAGATTCATTAAACGATACGAGATTAACAGCTCCATTTGAAGGAGTAATCGCAGACAGAACCGCCGAAAATTTTCAGGACATAAACGCAAAGCAGACAATTTTCAGCCTTCAGGATCTCAGCACGTTAGAAATAGTCTTCAACATTCCCGATAATGATATTTTGCTCGCACCGATCCGCAAAGTTAATAACCTTCAGGAATTGCAGGCAAACGCAAATTTATTCACGATTCATGCAAGATTTGACGCTCTGCCCGATAAAGTTTTTCCGCTGAAAATTAAAGAGGTCGCTACACAAACAACCGGCGCGAATACTTATCCCGTAACAGCCGTCATGCCCTCGCAGCAAGATTTTAGAATTTTGCCCGGAATGGCCGTAACCGTCGAAGCTGATTTTACAGGCGATACAAGCGAAAATAATAAATTTTTCGTTCCTACAAGCGCAATTTTGAATCAGGACGGAAATAATTTCGTGTGGCGTTACGAAGAAGGCCGAATCCGCAAAATTTTAGTTACTCTTGGAACGATTCGCAATGACTCATTTATCGAGATAGAAGGCAATATCAAAGGCGGAAATATCATCGTTACAGCAGGAGTCAATTTTTTGCACGAAGGCCAGCACGTTAGACTCTTGACGGAGGATTAA
- the glgB gene encoding 1,4-alpha-glucan branching protein GlgB: MAGSIRHGVSALSDYDIFLFKQGTHYSLYDKMGAIPFTDPADGAEGVAFSVWAPNAQAVSVVGNFNYWNTEAHPLAPRWDGSGIWEGFVPDLKKWELYKFCIKNVHGEIKEKMDPFSRLFELPPRTSSITHWPEYEWGDSEWLAHRGEKMNLGAPLSVYEVHIGSWRRHWDVGLSLSYKEMAEELPGYCEDMGFNAVEFLPVMEHPFYGSWGYQTLGYFAPTCRYGTPEDFMKLVDELHKKNIAVILDFVPSHFPTDDFGLARYDGTALYEHEDPRRGYHPDWGSYIFNYGRNEVRSFLISSAAFWIDKYHADGLRIDAVASMLYLNYSRRDGEWIPNVYGGKENLEAISLLRDLNSELFGRFGTIQTIAEESTDWPMVTRPVFLGGLGFGMKWNMGWMHDTLDYMSLEPIYRSWHQNQLTFSIWYAFSENFMLSISHDEVVHGKGSLINKMSGDWWQKRANLRLLFGYMWAHPGKKLLFMGCEFAQGLEWNHDSALEWHLLQKPEFRGIQDWVRDLNHALKTYKPLYELDFTPDGFRWIDCSDWQQSVIVWIRKGKSDDEYILCAANFTPVPRFGYKVGVPRAGFWKEILNSDAEKYGGSGLGNCGGMESDLSESHGYPYSLMLTLPPLGIVMFHFHTKNEQE, translated from the coding sequence ATGGCAGGAAGTATAAGACACGGAGTATCAGCACTAAGCGATTATGATATTTTCTTGTTTAAGCAGGGCACTCACTACAGTTTATATGACAAAATGGGCGCAATTCCCTTCACTGATCCGGCAGACGGTGCAGAAGGAGTCGCCTTTAGTGTATGGGCACCAAATGCACAGGCTGTCTCTGTTGTCGGAAATTTCAACTATTGGAACACTGAAGCACACCCTCTCGCGCCTCGATGGGACGGTTCAGGAATCTGGGAAGGTTTTGTACCCGACCTCAAAAAATGGGAGCTTTACAAATTCTGCATCAAAAACGTTCACGGCGAAATCAAAGAAAAAATGGATCCATTCTCGCGCTTATTTGAACTTCCTCCGAGAACATCATCAATTACTCACTGGCCCGAATATGAATGGGGCGACTCTGAATGGCTTGCACACAGAGGCGAAAAAATGAATCTCGGCGCACCATTGAGCGTTTATGAAGTTCATATAGGATCTTGGCGCAGACATTGGGACGTCGGTTTATCGCTCTCATATAAAGAAATGGCCGAAGAATTACCCGGATATTGCGAGGACATGGGCTTTAACGCTGTAGAATTTCTGCCGGTCATGGAACATCCTTTTTACGGCTCGTGGGGCTATCAGACATTAGGATATTTTGCGCCGACTTGCAGATATGGAACGCCTGAAGATTTTATGAAACTTGTTGACGAACTTCACAAGAAAAATATTGCAGTAATCCTTGACTTTGTGCCGAGTCATTTCCCGACGGACGATTTTGGACTCGCACGCTATGACGGGACTGCACTTTATGAGCATGAAGACCCGCGACGAGGTTATCACCCTGACTGGGGCAGCTACATATTTAATTACGGCCGCAATGAAGTTAGAAGTTTCTTGATCTCAAGTGCTGCATTCTGGATCGATAAATATCATGCTGACGGATTGAGAATCGACGCAGTTGCTTCAATGTTATATCTCAATTACTCACGCAGAGACGGCGAATGGATTCCAAATGTTTACGGCGGAAAAGAAAATCTCGAAGCTATTTCACTTTTGCGCGACCTCAACAGCGAATTATTTGGCAGATTTGGAACGATTCAGACAATCGCAGAAGAAAGCACAGACTGGCCTATGGTAACGCGTCCGGTTTTCTTGGGCGGTTTGGGATTCGGCATGAAATGGAATATGGGCTGGATGCATGACACGTTAGATTATATGAGTCTTGAGCCGATTTATCGCAGCTGGCATCAGAATCAATTGACGTTTAGTATCTGGTATGCGTTCAGTGAAAATTTTATGCTCTCGATCTCTCATGATGAAGTAGTTCACGGCAAGGGTTCATTAATTAATAAAATGTCGGGCGACTGGTGGCAGAAACGCGCGAATTTGAGACTCTTATTCGGTTATATGTGGGCGCATCCAGGCAAGAAATTATTATTTATGGGCTGTGAATTTGCGCAGGGACTCGAATGGAATCATGACTCGGCGCTTGAATGGCATTTGCTGCAAAAACCTGAATTTCGCGGGATTCAAGATTGGGTCAGAGATTTAAATCACGCTCTGAAAACGTATAAGCCTCTTTATGAACTCGATTTTACGCCGGACGGTTTTAGATGGATTGACTGTTCTGACTGGCAGCAAAGCGTAATAGTCTGGATTCGTAAGGGCAAGAGCGACGACGAATATATTTTATGTGCAGCTAATTTTACGCCTGTACCTCGTTTCGGATATAAAGTCGGAGTCCCACGCGCAGGATTCTGGAAGGAAATATTAAATTCTGATGCAGAGAAATACGGCGGAAGCGGTCTCGGTAATTGCGGAGGAATGGAGTCAGACTTAAGCGAGTCTCACGGTTATCCTTATTCATTAATGCTGACTTTACCGCCATTAGGTATTGTGATGTTCCATTTTCACACTAAGAACGAGCAGGAGTAA
- a CDS encoding MBOAT family protein — protein MLCTSLEFIYIFLPVSLAGFFIASSFSKDFVLLWLVIISLIFYGLMSVKFFPVLIVSLLINYIMSLMIARKNLRKFWLFAGITFNFALLIYFKSTNILPPGISFYTFTQTGYLIEIYRESIKSVPLLNYAGCVAFFPCITSGPIVDCKKFLPELNNILPNHDKLAKGLTLFIMGLFKKIFIADSLASIANNLFVNAGTVTFIEAWAGAVGYGMQLYFDFSGYSDMAVGLGLMFGLNLPVNFDSPYKSLSIIDFWRKWHISLGRWIRDYIYIPMGGSREGEIKRTRNVIIAMLFTGLWHGFGLTFILWGALHGLMLAINHQWRRLNIKLPAVISWGITFICVIFCWVIFRAENLNTAAKILYAMLNPFNFGHAGDKKLILSATLITLLFPNSQDLIMKRFRSGYIWLLASFALAVIALFNYSGVSDFLYFQF, from the coding sequence ATGCTCTGCACGTCGTTAGAATTTATTTATATATTTCTGCCTGTGAGTCTTGCGGGATTCTTTATTGCTTCGAGTTTCAGCAAAGATTTTGTTCTGTTATGGCTTGTGATTATCTCGTTGATATTTTACGGTTTAATGAGCGTTAAATTTTTTCCTGTCTTGATTGTCTCATTGCTGATAAATTATATTATGAGTCTCATGATTGCGCGGAAAAATTTGCGTAAATTCTGGTTATTTGCTGGAATAACATTTAATTTTGCGTTGTTGATATATTTTAAGTCAACAAATATTTTACCGCCTGGGATATCGTTTTATACGTTCACTCAGACAGGATATTTAATCGAAATTTACCGTGAGTCAATAAAATCTGTGCCGTTATTGAATTATGCGGGCTGCGTTGCATTTTTTCCGTGTATAACGTCGGGGCCTATAGTTGACTGCAAAAAATTTCTGCCGGAATTAAATAATATTTTGCCTAACCATGATAAATTAGCGAAGGGTTTAACACTTTTTATTATGGGATTATTCAAGAAAATTTTTATTGCTGACTCACTAGCTTCCATTGCGAATAATTTATTTGTTAATGCCGGTACAGTTACATTTATTGAGGCTTGGGCGGGTGCGGTCGGTTACGGAATGCAGTTATATTTTGATTTTTCCGGTTATTCTGATATGGCTGTAGGACTTGGGCTGATGTTTGGTTTGAATCTGCCTGTAAATTTTGACTCGCCTTATAAATCACTGAGTATTATAGATTTTTGGCGTAAATGGCATATTTCATTAGGCCGCTGGATAAGAGATTATATTTATATTCCTATGGGAGGCAGCCGCGAAGGTGAGATTAAGAGAACGCGCAATGTAATTATTGCTATGTTATTTACTGGATTATGGCACGGATTCGGACTCACGTTTATTTTATGGGGAGCTTTGCACGGTTTAATGCTTGCAATTAATCATCAGTGGCGGAGGTTAAATATAAAGCTGCCTGCGGTTATTTCATGGGGGATTACGTTTATTTGTGTGATTTTCTGCTGGGTAATATTCAGAGCTGAAAATTTAAATACTGCTGCAAAAATTTTATATGCAATGTTGAACCCGTTTAATTTCGGACATGCCGGCGACAAAAAATTAATTCTTTCTGCGACTCTGATTACGCTTTTATTTCCTAATAGTCAAGACTTGATTATGAAGAGATTTAGATCTGGTTATATATGGCTGCTTGCGAGTTTTGCACTTGCTGTAATAGCACTTTTTAATTATTCAGGAGTCAGCGATTTCTTATATTTCCAGTTTTAG
- a CDS encoding tetratricopeptide repeat protein — translation MRIKIFILTLSLSLIITASANSATLTNTDPHVGEQVIFSVQTSQIPSGGSVEWSVAPTTGKTPARISLRAGGREFAFTPLDTKPVKVTANFINSQGDIVETSEKVINPGEFVINASVVVDKPLTLWDAEKHSNFVLEPSDLLANTPIKIRAELAPDFKGEHTFKWVSDAATALMSQDNDEIFIRRGSVGESELTVTAFNSSGIRLGQGSTKVKINIPMSRYEDSSREREAWNLWQKAQESWEAKKYAEGVKLATRAAGLAPRDKEISEGLRAMNTNFARFTKAEKLRSDAVTLDKNKKFDDALKNLRAAAVIWPLDTDAEKISEAERKVNDYRLLVQQSNWLIDTGRAYDSENMFEEAIDYYTKGIAIVSNDAVSERIERIKNRLTLIANADKYAGEGNTLEREGNLTEALQRYGASVLSNPDATLKAHIEELQNVISRRERQAQALYREGNELLRKNQNQEALKRFRESLNVWPNDQARQRANQLRNVRLPADTVLRGPEDFGIGTRIDAQRITNQADELYAQGKFDEALALYRRAQTISANPQLKDWLTRFERTIRERDAVNAANKQIAQANALYKAGKVKEALDLYRQSLATHPNPEIEAFLKRQGAASK, via the coding sequence ATGCGCATAAAAATTTTTATTCTGACTCTATCGTTATCGCTGATAATAACGGCTTCGGCAAATTCTGCAACACTCACAAATACAGATCCTCATGTCGGCGAACAAGTAATTTTTTCCGTTCAGACTTCGCAAATACCTTCTGGCGGTTCTGTTGAATGGTCAGTAGCTCCTACAACGGGAAAGACTCCCGCGAGAATCTCACTCAGAGCAGGAGGCCGCGAATTTGCTTTTACGCCTCTCGACACAAAGCCGGTGAAGGTTACAGCAAATTTCATAAACAGTCAGGGCGATATTGTCGAGACTTCAGAAAAAGTTATCAACCCCGGCGAATTTGTAATTAATGCTTCTGTCGTGGTCGATAAGCCTTTAACTTTGTGGGACGCTGAGAAACATTCAAATTTTGTGCTTGAACCAAGTGATTTATTAGCTAACACTCCTATAAAGATTCGCGCGGAACTTGCACCCGATTTTAAAGGCGAACACACGTTTAAATGGGTCTCTGACGCAGCAACGGCATTAATGAGTCAAGACAATGACGAAATTTTTATACGGCGAGGCAGTGTCGGCGAGAGTGAATTAACTGTAACAGCTTTTAACTCGTCGGGAATAAGACTCGGTCAAGGTTCAACGAAGGTAAAAATTAATATCCCCATGTCAAGATATGAGGACTCATCGAGAGAGCGCGAGGCTTGGAATTTATGGCAGAAAGCTCAAGAGTCATGGGAAGCAAAGAAATACGCAGAAGGTGTCAAACTCGCAACACGTGCAGCAGGACTCGCCCCCAGAGATAAAGAAATTTCCGAAGGTCTGCGCGCAATGAACACTAATTTTGCAAGGTTCACTAAGGCCGAAAAATTGCGTTCTGACGCTGTAACACTCGACAAAAACAAAAAATTTGACGATGCATTGAAAAATTTGCGTGCAGCTGCTGTGATATGGCCGCTCGATACTGACGCAGAAAAAATTTCAGAGGCCGAACGCAAAGTAAATGATTACAGATTACTCGTTCAGCAGTCTAACTGGCTTATTGACACGGGACGGGCTTATGACAGCGAAAACATGTTCGAGGAAGCAATTGACTATTACACAAAGGGTATAGCAATAGTTTCAAATGATGCAGTAAGCGAACGAATCGAGCGCATAAAGAATCGATTAACACTCATTGCAAACGCAGACAAATACGCAGGTGAGGGCAATACTTTAGAGCGCGAAGGAAATTTAACGGAGGCTTTGCAGCGTTATGGAGCAAGCGTTTTGAGCAACCCCGACGCAACTTTGAAAGCTCATATTGAAGAATTGCAAAATGTTATTTCACGGCGGGAACGTCAAGCACAGGCACTTTACCGCGAAGGAAATGAGTTATTACGCAAGAATCAGAATCAGGAGGCATTGAAACGCTTTAGAGAGAGTCTAAACGTTTGGCCCAACGATCAAGCAAGACAACGCGCGAATCAATTACGAAATGTGAGATTACCAGCTGATACAGTCTTGAGAGGGCCTGAAGATTTCGGAATCGGAACAAGAATCGACGCTCAAAGAATCACGAATCAAGCTGACGAATTATACGCGCAGGGAAAATTTGATGAGGCCTTAGCACTTTACAGAAGGGCACAGACAATTTCAGCAAATCCGCAGCTAAAAGACTGGCTCACAAGATTCGAGCGCACAATCAGAGAACGAGACGCAGTAAACGCAGCAAATAAACAAATCGCACAAGCCAACGCACTATATAAGGCCGGAAAAGTAAAAGAAGCTCTCGATTTGTACAGACAGAGTCTCGCAACACATCCGAATCCCGAAATAGAAGCGTTCTTAAAGCGTCAGGGGGCTGCGTCCAAGTGA
- a CDS encoding ParA family protein: protein MKILGFCNLKGGVGKTTACQNIAAALASLGKKIAVIDMDPQSNLSAGFGVMPLASEPQVFDLLSGSMTWDEVVIRKENIDIIPSSLNLVMAELNHEGAINNDTVLRDSLTQLESDRYDYILLDSPPQLGVFTRNVLAACNSIIVPMDGGYYSYLGLNLLNSSIQIFRDRLNPDLNIAGILMTNYNARLSVARKIYDRVKKNFSDKLFETCINQNVSLIEASRMGLSIFAYSPRSKGAQCYKAAAIELLKREGVIIDESQPEPEPEPDTKQKIIDMLNDSQKNMWLSMLSAVSDISCAEINIDSLKSEFESVDHDAITFYILTDEGNLSPVIISSQIKESVKLALKFDENGSVNAYM from the coding sequence GTGAAAATTTTAGGATTCTGCAACCTCAAAGGCGGAGTCGGAAAAACTACGGCATGTCAAAATATTGCTGCTGCTCTTGCCTCACTCGGTAAAAAAATTGCAGTAATCGATATGGACCCTCAAAGCAATTTAAGCGCGGGATTTGGTGTAATGCCACTTGCGAGCGAGCCTCAAGTTTTTGATTTATTGTCAGGTTCTATGACGTGGGACGAGGTTGTAATTCGCAAAGAAAATATTGATATAATTCCCAGCTCGTTAAATCTCGTCATGGCAGAATTGAATCATGAAGGCGCGATAAATAATGATACAGTTTTGCGCGATTCACTGACTCAATTAGAATCAGACAGATATGATTACATTTTGCTTGATAGTCCTCCTCAATTAGGAGTCTTCACGAGAAATGTATTAGCGGCCTGCAACAGTATTATTGTCCCGATGGACGGCGGTTATTATAGTTATCTGGGCTTGAACCTGCTTAACTCGTCGATTCAGATTTTCCGCGACAGATTGAATCCTGATTTGAATATTGCCGGGATTCTCATGACAAATTATAATGCGCGTCTTTCTGTTGCTAGAAAAATTTACGATAGAGTCAAGAAAAATTTCAGCGATAAACTTTTTGAGACCTGCATAAATCAAAACGTGAGTCTCATAGAAGCGTCAAGAATGGGATTATCAATTTTTGCGTACTCTCCGCGCTCTAAAGGTGCACAGTGTTATAAAGCTGCTGCAATAGAATTATTAAAGCGTGAAGGCGTTATTATTGACGAGTCTCAACCCGAACCAGAACCAGAACCCGACACCAAGCAAAAAATTATTGACATGCTCAATGACTCGCAAAAAAATATGTGGCTGTCGATGTTAAGTGCTGTTAGTGATATTTCCTGCGCTGAAATAAATATAGATTCGCTCAAGTCAGAATTTGAAAGCGTTGATCATGACGCAATAACATTTTATATTTTGACTGACGAGGGGAATTTATCGCCGGTTATTATTTCATCGCAAATAAAAGAATCCGTCAAGCTGGCACTAAAATTTGACGAAAACGGCTCTGTTAATGCTTACATGTGA